AGTTTTTAAATCGTTTATCGCCGGGATGAACTGCAACGGCGGTATCTCCCAGCATGGTTTCAGGACGGGTGGTGGCAACTGTTACATAGTCATCACTGTCTGATAATAGATATTTCAGGTACCATAGTTTCCCCTGAACTTCCCTATAAATCACCTCCTCGTCTGAAATGGCTGATTTCGTCGCAGTACACCAGTTCACCAAACGCTTGCCTCGGTAGATGAGCCCCTTGTCATAAAGTTTCACAAAAGCGGTAATCACAGCACGATAATAGCCATTGTCCATGGTGAACCGCTCTCTCTCCCAGTCGCAGGAGCATCCCAGCCGTTTGAGCTGTTGGATGATCAGTGATCCGTACTCATTTTTCCACTCCCAGGCACACTTAAGGAACTCCTCTCGGCCGATCTCATTCTTATCTGTCCCTTTAACCGCCAGCATCTTTGTCACTTTCGTCTCAGTAGCGATAGAAGCGTGATCCGTACCCGGGATCCAGCAGGTTTCACGCCCCTGCATGCGCGCCCGGCGAACCAGTACATCCTGAATGGTATTATTCAGCACATGGCCGATAGTGAGACTGCCGGTAACGTTGGGAGGAGGAATGACAACAGTATAAGGTGAACGGTCGCTGTTTACTTCAGCATGGAAATAGCCCCGATCCAGCCAGTGATCATACCATTCCTTTTCAACTCGACTAGGGTCATAGATCTTCGAAATCTTGTCGTCAGAAGACATCCAGTAAAGGTTCTCTATTTTTCCAAAACCAGGCTGAAGGCTGTTGTAAGCTTGAGGACATTTGTATTCGCTTTGATAAGATTATCTGTAACAATAGAAGCTACATTCTTCATAATAGCGTAACCAATATCAGGATCGGACTGACAAATCGCGAAAAGGTCATCCTTCATGATGATTCCCATCTCACAGTCGGTGATGGCCTTCACTGCGGCTGTCCGTTTGTCATCGGAACCGAGCAGGGACATCTCACCAAAAACAGGGTGAATATCACTGGAAAGACTTATTATGGCCTTCTCACGAGTATCATAATCACCTTTGCTTAGCTGAAGCGTCAGCGCCTGATTAATTTCTATCTTCCCCTCCAACAATAGATAGAGAGAGTCGCCAACATCACCTTCTTCGAAGATCACTTCTCCAGAAGGGAATGTTTTCACCTTAATTACCTCTTCGAAGTGACCGATCTGTTTATCTTCCAAACCGTTGAAAATCCTGTATTTTGAGTATTCTCTGTTTTCGCTCATACCTTCACCTACTGAATGACAACCGCTCTTTCATTTTCTTTGATGACATAATCGTCTGTGGGGTTGACAACCACGGCCGTCTTGTTTTCATCGCCAAGAGAGTGCCCGGCCTCCTTAAGTTTTCTCTCAATGAAGGCATCCAAGGCGGAGGAATCGGACGAGAGTATTTCTCCAATCCCGATTTGTTCATCTTCCGAATATACACTGATAAGCACCCACCTCTTCGAACGGAAATGATCAAACAATTTATTGTATGATTCGCCAACAAACTCTTCCGGAATTGACACCCGTTTCAGTGTGCCTGGCTGGTGAGAATCCAAGAGCGATTCCATCGTCTGCGGAACTCCCGGATCAATGACATGTGATGCCACCATGTATGCACCAAAATCGTCGCTGAGTATCACCTCATCAGCATTCGCCCGGCGGATATGTGTCAGATTGTCACGTTCTGTTATATAGGCAACAACACGACAGCTGGGAGCCATCGTTTTGATCGTCAGCGTAGCAAAGATTGTCTTCTCATCAGGATGACCACCAGCTTCCAATCCTTCGTTCGGAAGAATGACAGCTATTTTCGCTTTTTCAAGATTTGCTTTTTCCAAAATGGCCTCGCGGGTAAAATCTCCCCTTACAAACTGAAATTTCACATTCCCGTACTTGTTTCGGATGGCCGAGATTGCATCCTCAGTTTCATCATTGATCATGACAATATCAAGTTTGCCAGACTCATTCATTGACTGCAATGAGTCGATGAGACTGTCAACCATTCTGTTCCAACCACAGAGAAGTATATGATCTTTTGTATCCAGTGCTTCCAAACCTTTGTCCTCCCGAATTCTTTTTGCTACGAAAATCGAGGATACTGTTGCCGTCATAAGTGCAGTCAGCGAAATACCGGCAAACATGATAACAATGGCCAGTAACCTACCTTCCGGAGTTTTTGGAGCAAAATCACCGTATCCCACGGTGGTCATGGTAACAATGGCCCACCAGAAGGGATTATTTCCCTCTGCAAGTTTCGGTTCCCCGACAGGAGGAACCTCCAATCTGCTGATGGCCCAACCTCCAAGCATCATCACCACAATTATTACTGTAATAATCTGAGCGAAGGGGCTCCGCATGACAATCCTCAGAAAACGTATCATCAGGCTAATTTAGTGATTGGGCTTGAAATTATGTAAGAATTGAAGGGTCAGAGGTGATATTTCCCCCGAAAAAAACAAATTATTGACATTTACCTTTTATCAATGATGTGTGAGCAGGGCCACTGTCTCAATATGGGGCGTGTGCGGGAACATATCCACCATAGCAAGATTCTTCAACTTGAATCCTTTTTCAGAAAGTAGAGCCACATCCCTGGCTTGCGTTGAAGGGTTACAGGAAATATAAACAATCTTCTCAGGCGACATGTCCACCACATCATTCACCAGCTTTGGATGCATCCCCGCTCGAGGCGGATCCAGAAAAACAATATCAGGAGGTTCGATCTCAGAAAGAATGGATGACTTCCTGAAGAATTTATCAAGATTAGCTGGAAAGAATCGACAGTTAATGATTCCGTTGGAGACGGCATTACGGACAGCATCTTCCACTGCCGGCGGCACTACTTCAAAACCGTACACTTGCTTCACCTGCTGAGCCATGAAAATGGATGTGGAGCCCGTACCACAGTAGAGGTCATACAGAATTTCATCGCCTCGAAATTCCGCAAAATCGCGTGCGATTTTGTAGAGTTTCTCACCCTGAACACTATTCGTTTGAAAGAATGAATTGGCGGAGATTTCAAAAGTGAAGTCACCTAGACGCTCCGTGATGGTTGGACGGCCGTGGAGCAACACCTCCCACTCCCCATAGGAAACGCCCGCCCTCCGTCTGGTAATATTGTTAACAATAGATGTGACCGATGGGTGAACTTTCTTTATACCTTCAACAATCGGCTCCAGGAGTTCTTTCTCTTCTCTCGAAGTGACAATATTTACCATCACCTCGTCTGTCCTCTCACCCAATCGAATAATTAGATGTCTTAAGTAACCGCTGTGTTCACGAATGTCGTACGGCGCCAATCCTGTTTTCTGGGCCACATTGCGGACAGTGTTGAGGATTTCGTTGGCTACCGGTTTCTGTATCCAACATGTGGAAATATCGAGAATCTTATCAAATCGGCCGGGGATGTGCAGGCCCAAAGCGAAATCTGCTTCAGCGTTTTCCTCTTCTTCCGGCAGAACCCACCGCCGATTGGAGAAAGAAAATTCCATCTTATTTCTGTAGTGAAATATTTCCTCCGCAGGGACGACCTGATTGAGCTTTGGTTTGTCCATATGGCCAATACGCCTGAAAAGATCGATAACCTGTGCCTTTTTCTGTTCGATCTGGGCGTAATAATCGAAATCCTGGAATGAGCATCCGCCACAGGTGGGAAAGTGGTCACATTTTGAGGTTATGTAGGATGGAGTCTCCTTCAATATTTCGAGGGTTTTCGCTTCGCCGTAGCCATTCCGGCGTTTCGTCAACCGAGCCAGCACCTTCTGGTCTGGAAGTGCGCCTTTGATAAAGATTACATAGCCGTTCAGGTGAGCTACACCTTTGCCGCCGAAAGCAAGGGATTCGACGGTCAGTTCAAGCTCATCCCCTTTTTTCGGACGAGGCGTCATCTATCTCACTTTCAGATCAATTGTCGGAGTCGCTCGAAAGTTGCGCCTCCGTTACAATGGAAACCCCGGCGCTGGCCCCCAGCCGGCTGGCGCCCACCTCCAACAGTGACAGCGCATGCCTGAATGATTTTATTCCACCGGACGCCTTCACACCCATGTTATCACCAACTGTCTCCCGAAGAAGCGTTACATCGAGCAGGGTGGCTCCCCCTAAAGAAAAGCCTGTGGATGTTTTTACAAAGTTTGCTCCCGAATCACGAACGATCAGTGCAGCTTCCTTCTTTTCATCATCCTTCAAGAGACACGTTTCAATAATCACTTTTACCGTGTTCGATTCTGCTGCTTCGACCACTGCCTCAATGTCACTCCCAACGGTGGCAAAGTCTCCATCTTTAAAGGCACCTATGTTCATAACCATGTCGAATTCAACAGCGCCATCTTCGAGAGTTTGTGATACAGCCGCCGCCTTCTCCGCTGTGGAACTCGCTCCTAGCGGAAACCCAACCACGGTACAGACGCCGATCTCACTGCCGGCCAACTGATCGGCACACAGCCGCACATGTACAGGGTTAATACAGACAGTCGCAAAACCGAACTCCAAAGCTTCTTCGCACAAATGCGTAACCTCTTCAGATATAGCATCCGGTTTAAGAAGTGTATGGTCAATGATTCCGGCAAGCTGGGAAGATGAAATCTTCATTCCAATGACAAATCCTTATAATTCAAGATTGAATGATCAATTTAACTTTTTCGAACAGCTCCAGCGCCTCTTTCTCAGTGGACGCCTCAGTGTAAATCCGCATAATCGGTTCGGTGTTGGATCTTCGGATGTGAATCCACCTGTCATTCCAAGTCAGTTTCAGCCCATCCCTTTCATCTTTTAGGGCACCATCAAATGAGTCGGAAATCTTTTGAAATAGCGTTTCGCCATTAACTTTCTCAACAGAAATCTTGTCTTTAACAATCTCGAATTTCGGCAGTTCATTCATCACTTCACTGAGACTGCTGTCAGTTTGCGCCAGCCGGTGCAAAATAGAGGCAGCGGCAACAAGAGAATCCCGGCCCAAGTGTACCTCTTCAAGAATAACTCCCCCGTTACCCTCGCCTCCCATGGAGGCGCCTGTTTTCTTCATCATCTCAACAACGTTGATTTCACCCACCGCCGATCTGGTAACTTGAGCACCATAGCGCTCGGCAATTTTATCAACAGCCAGCGTTGTTGAAAGATTTGTCACCACCATCTCAGAACTGCCGAATATTGAAAGGAAGCCATCCAGCGCGAGGACAAGGGTATACTCTTCACCAACAGGTTTTCCTTTTTCATCGATCACCGCCAGCCGGTCCGCATCTGGGTCTGTGGCAAAGCCGACATGACAATTCTCCTGTTGAACAAGTTGGGAAAGGTCAGATAGATTTACCGGCAGCGGTTCAGTGCCTCGGGTGAATTCACCTGACAGTTCACAATTGATAGAAACCACATCGCAACCGAGTCTTTTAATAAGTTCGGGCAATGCTACAGCTGCAGCTCCATTCACTGCATCCACAGCGACTTTGAATTTCCGCTGTCTGATGGTTTCCAGGTCAATCCAACTCACATCACAGATTCTGGCAATGTGGCGTTGGATAGCGTCATCCATTCGAACCTGTTTTCCCTTCCCATCCACCGGTTCAGGACTATCCCCGCTCTTCAATTGCATCAACTTTTTTACTTGGGAGCCGTTAAGAAAACAACCATCAGATCCGACAAATTTCAGTCCATTCCATTCGGCCGGGTTGTGGCTGGCAGTCACTATGATTCCTCCCACCACTTCACTGTCATCCACCACATACTGAACAGTCGGGGTAGGAACAATTCCGCAGTGGTGAACATTGCGTCCGAGTGCTATGAGTCTTTGAACAATTACGGAAAGAAACTCGTCGCCAGAAGATCTACTGTCGCGCCCGACAACAATATCACCTTCGGAGCAAAAACGGTGGAATGCATCGGCGTAAAGAGCCACGATCTCACCGTTGAGGCTATCTGGGACGGTGCCCCGCACTCCGGAAATGGATTCAATCAACATAACGAGACTTTCTTAAGAAGAATTACTTAAAGAAGTTAGGACCGCCGACATTTAACAGGCACAATTTCGGATAAAAAAATCCAGATCCGATTGCTCGAACCTGGATTTTACATAAGAGTCGTATCAGGAGGGTTGGGAAGGAGGGTGCTATCTACGACTCTTAGCTTTTTTCAGTTTTTTTGCAGCGCTCGGCTTTAAGTAGAATGACTTCCTCTTTACTTCCTTTAAAATCCCCGCTTTTTCGTACTTTTTTTTGAAACGCCGAAGAGCTCTTTGGAGTTCCTCACCTTTTTTTACTGAAACTTCAACCATTCAAAACACCTCCTCCCTATCCCAGATAGTTCCGGAGGTTTTTGCTGCGAGACTTATGACGGAGACGGCGAATAGCTTTTTCCTTGATCTGCCTGACTCGTTCCCGAGTAAGATTAAACTCTTCACCAATTTCGTTCAACGTCAAGGCGTAGTCCCGTCCAATACCAAAATACATCTTGATCACATCCCGTTCACGATCCTTAAGGGACTCAAGACATTGGCGAATCTCTTCTTTTAGCGACTCACTCATGAGTCCTGTTTCCGGTGGACGCTGATTACCATCTTCAATAACATCCATAAGTGAATTCTTGTCGCCATCCCTAAAAGGAGCATGGAGCGAATGATGCCGCCTTGAAATGCGTATAGCATCAGTCACTTCTTCCCCATGCATTTCCAGCTGCTTACCAATTTCCTCTTCATTAGGCGGACGCTGGTATTCTGACTCAAGGTTTTCCGCTGTTTTAGTAATCTTGCTGATAGTCCCGACCCGGTTGAGGGGGAGACGTACTATACGAGAGTGCTCCGCCAGCGCCTGAAGAATGGATTGACGAATCCACCAGACAGCATAGGAGATAAATTTGAAACCGCGCGTCTCATCAAACCGCTCAGCAGCTTTGATAAGACCCAGATTACCTTCGTTGATTAGATCGGTAAGCGGTAAACCCTGACCCTGGTAATCTTTGGCCACAGAAACGACGAAACGGAGATTCGCTTCTGTCAGTTCATTGAGCGCTTCAGCATCACCCTGCTTCACCAGCTGAGCAAGAACGATCTCACGAGCAGGCTCTAGCGGCTCGAACTTACCGATCTCTTCGAGATAACGACTTAAACTTCTATTTGCATCAGATGGCATTAAACATCCTTTATTTTATTGAATTCGAGCTTTCCCGCTCCCCTTATGAGGCGAAATTTACTATTCTTGTGGGAATTCTCCAACGGGCCGAAAGATTATCACTTAATAACGTGACTACTCTTCACAAACCATTTTGCCATTATTGTAAACTCTTCCAGCTTCACTTTCTCCGGGCGGAGTGTCAGATCGAAAAATGAACTGTCGATTTCCAGGGAGGCAAGAGAATTCCTGAGCATCTTACGGCGCTGACCGAAAGCAAGGCTAGTAATTTCCTGCAAGGCTTCCAATTCTCGGGGTGAATCGAAAATGGAGGATCTCGGTTGAATTTTCACTACAGCAGAATCGACCTTCGGCTTTGGGACAAACACTTCAGGCGGAACAGTGAGAACAATTTTCACTTTTGCCACAGCCTGAAGATTCACTGACAATCGGCCGTAAGCTTTTGTACCAGCTTTAGCTGCCATTCTTTCAGCAACTTCCTTTTGAACCATGAAGTGGCAGTCGCACCAGAAGGGATCCTGTATCATCAGTTTGAACAGAATCGGTGACGTAATATTGTAAGGGAGGTTGCCCACGACTCTCACCTGCCCCCCCTTGAACGGAATCTCCTCCAGATCGACCTTCAAAAAATCTCTGTTCACAAACTGACAGTTTGGTAGATCATCCCGCTCCTTGAGATGTCCGTACAGTTCCCTATCTATCTCGATACCCACCAGCTCTTTAACTATTGGCGCCAGCAATTCAGTGAGTGCACCACCACCGGGGCCGATTTCAAGAATGGAATCTTCACTGGTTGGATTGATAAGCTCCACCAGTTTGTTAAGAAGATTTGTATCCGTCAGAAAATGCTGGCCCCACCGTTTTTTTGCTGAGCGCTTCACACAGGTAAATTAAAGAAGAATTGAGCTGTTGACGTTGTCGATTCTGCCACTTCTGAAACATCTATTCTCTTTATTTTAGCAATCCACTGAGCGATGTGGAGAATGTTTGCAGGCTCATTCAATTTCCCACGATTAGGTACTGGTGTCATAAAGGGGCAGTCCGTTTCCAGCATGATTCGATTCAATGGGGTGGTTAATAGAACGGACTCGGTGTGGTTCTTACCAAAAGTGACATTCCCCGTGAAAGATAGAAGGCACCCAAGGGAAATGGCTCTCCCAGCCATCTCTGTGTTGCTGGAAAAACAGTGGAGGACAGACTTTTCATAACGGACCTCTTCCAAAATTTTTAAAATATCTTCATCGGCATCACGGTTGTGAATCACCGCCGGCAAATCCAGTTCCCGAGCGAGCGCCAGTTGAGATTGGAATACTTCTTTCTGCACATTCCTGGGAGAAAAGTCTCTAAAATAATCAAGACCCATCTCCCCCACCGCCACAACTTTGGAATGGGACGTCAGATCCCTCAGTTGATGGAGATAATCGTCAGGAGCATCTTTGGCATCGTGAGGGTGGACGCCAACAGTGGCAAAAACGGCATCGTACTTTTCGGCAATTGAAATGGACGTTTCAGATGACGGCAGATCGGTGCCAACGCAGATGATCTGTGTCACCCCGGCAGCCTCTGCCCGTTCCACAACTTTAGCAAGTTGATTTTTCAGATTATCATAATAAAGATGAGCGTGGGTATCGATGTACATGTGATTAGATACGAGACAAGTTCAGCTTTATGAAATACGGATGCCGGAACCGACTTTTGGATCGTCCACTGTAACAACCACAACTGAACCGACACTGCTTGCCGCTAGAAGCATACCATTCGATTCAACCCCTCTGATAACAGCAGGTTCAAGATTTGCAACAACAACAATTGTTTTTCCCACCAGATCCTCTGGCGCATAATGTTCTGCAATACCGGCTACAATCTGCCGCGCTTCCCCGCCCACCTCTAGTTCAAGCTTAAGAAGCTTATCGGCACCTTCAACCTTTTCAGCGGCGGTAACAACACCAGTCCGCAGGTCCACTTTGGCAAAATCTTCAATGGAAATCTTTCCGTCAGACATCACGTTCTCCTTTACATCTTTGACTTCATCGAGGTCCTCATCCGGCAATTCAATTCTCGGGAAAGGAATTTCAAAATCCCCCAGCAGTGTTCCTGCTTCCAAGCACTCTTTGGCCGATACCATATTCAGACCAAGCATATGTAGAATTTTCTCACACCGTGAAGGCATAATGGGTTGCAAAAGAGCAACAGCTTGCCGGAGACAGTCGGTAGCGGTGTATAAGACAGTTCCGGCCCGGCCGGTGTCACTCTTAACCAGCTTCCACGGCGCCGTCTCCTCCATATATCGATTGATAGCCCGAACGAACTGTAATGTTTCTTCCACCGCTTCACTCAAACGCATGTTCGAAATATTATCCGTCACAAGACCGGAGATACTGTCAGCTTTCTTGCTCAATTCAGCCTCGGTATCAGTCAGATCGCCTTTCGGCGGCACCATACCATCAAAGTGTCTGTCAATAAGCGTGCTAACCCTCCCCACCAGATTGCCCAGGTCGTTGGCCAGATCGCTATTGTAGCGCCTTATAAATGATTCCATGGTGAAGCTAGCATCCTGGCCAAGGACCATCTCCCGCATAAGATAGTAGCGGACAGGGTCCACACCATATTCTTCGATCAGATCAAGAGGATTTACCACATTACCCAACGATTTACTCATTTTGGATTCCCCCGAAAGCCACCAGCCGTGGGCGAAGATGGACTTTGGCAGTGGCAACTTTGCGGACATGAGCATGGTGGGCCAGTAGACAGTGTGTGTTATCAGTATATCCTTCCCGATAAGATGATATTCACAGGGCCACCATTCGTTATAGGATTCATCATCCGTGCCAAAACCGGTCGCCGTCACATAGTTGATCAGCGCATCAAACCAGACATAGGTGACGTAGTTGGTGTCAAAAGGAAGATCAATTCCCCAGCTCAGGCGGGACTTCGGACGGGAAATGCACAAATCCCCGAGAGGCTGCTTTAAAAAACCGAGGACTTCATTTTTCCGATGCTCCGGCTGGATGAAGTCGGGGTTGTCATTGATATGATCAATGAGTGCCTGCTGGTAGTTGGACATCCTGAAAAAAAAGTTCTTCTCCTTCAGTTTCTTGATGTCACGAAACTCTCCTGTTTCCAATTCTTTCTCGGTGATAAACCGTTCTTCCGAGACGGAATAAAGACCTTCATATTCATCCTCGTACACATCCCCGTTATCATGAACCATCTGCAAAATGTTTTGCACTACTTTTACATGACGGTCTTCCGTAGTGCGAATGAAATCATCATTGGATATATGGAGTTTCTCCCAAAGTTCAAGAAACCGAGGCGCCATTTCATCGCAGTGCTGTTTAGGATCCACACCCCTTTTTTCCGCAGCCTGCTGCACTTTTTGTCCGTGTTCATCCAGCCCGGTGAGAAAAAAGACATTTTCGCCTCCGGCACGGTGATACCGGGAAAGCACGTCGGCCAGAATCGTGGTGTACGCATGGCCGATATGGGGCTTATCATTTACATAATAAATAGGCGTTGTAATGTAGAACTTGCTCACCGGGTAGCACCTTTCAATCCGTCACGAACTTCCATCAGCAGATCCATAAGCACCAAATTTAGCTGAAAATTTCGTGCAAGGGAATCGGCACATTTCTCAACCGCTGTGATGATTCTTGTATAGTCTGCCTCCGGGAACCGATGGCTGAACTGACGAACTTCTTTCTCCAGCATGGAAAGGATGAAACTTGATTCACCGTTCAGTTTTTGAGCATGGAACGCATCCCGAAACCAGTAGCTTAGAAGCTGTAACTGAAACTTCAATTCAAGTGGACTAGATCGATACGTGGCGGCACCATGAGCAATAAACTTCCGCCAGCCACTTTCCGTTCCTGACACCACCCAAGACAACAAAGATTGCAAGGTAGCGGTAATAGCAGTCAGATCAGACTCTGCCAATCTTTTTCCCATCCTAACGTTGCCTTGAGAAAGGTGGGCAACAAGTATCGCTTCATCAGAAGACACCTGAAAATTCTCCTCCAGGAAAGGGGCGATGACAGACTCCGGTACCGCTGGGAAAAAAATGGACTGGCATCGGGAGTGGATCGTTTCGGAAAGCCTTTCCTGGTACTCGGTGCAAAGAATGAGAGTTGTGCCGTCAGGTGGTTCTTCCAGGATTTTGAGGAGAGCATTGGCCGATTCACCCTGTTGTGACATAAGCTTCTCTGCCTCAAAGATGAGAACCATCTTTTGTCCTGACTCAACAGCCTTGAGATAAACCTTTTCACGGATTTCCCTGACAGAGTTGATGAGGATAGTTTTTGCCCGGGGTAGTTCCAGCTTTATATAAGGGTCACCACCCTTCTGCTTCATCAGTTCCGTCAGCATTTCAAGCGTTTTCGGCAAGAGCGCTTTGAGAGGAGGGTCGTTCTTATTGATATCTTTGTCCCTCGGGAAGGGTACCACAATATGGATGTTGGGGTGCTGAAGAGATTTGAACTTGGCACAGGAAGGACAGTTAAGGCAAGGTTCGTCCGTTGGGTTTTGGCAGTTAAGCAAAGAGGCGAACTGAATTGCCATCCCTTCCTTTCCCGCACCGGCAGGTCCGTGGAAAAGGTAAGCGTTCCCGACGCGATCTCCCCGGCTGATGGAAACCAGACGATTCCAGACAGCATCCTGACCAAGGATATAAGTTTTCATTAACGTTTCCTCAACCAAAGTTCAGGATTCAGTTTGTCCTTGTTCCCCCAGATTTCAAAATGGAGTTTCGCTCCTTCCAACGAGCCTGAATCGCCAACGTGAGCAATGATATCCCGGGCATTCACGTAGCTGTTTTCTTCCACTTCAACTTCCGTTACGTGGGTGTAGACAGAATAAAAGCTGTCACCGTGGTCCAAAATCACCGTGTTTCCATATCCTCTGATATAGGTCACCGTTGTCACAATTCCATCATAGATGGACCTCACTTCAGTTCCTTCTGAACCACGAATATCGATGCCTGTATTCTCCGTAACAGTTTTAAGATTGGGATTGTGGTAGGTGCCAAAGCGTGAAATGACTTTCCCGTCGATAGGCCATGGAAGTTTCCCTTTCAATTCTGTGAAAGGTGCTGAGTCCACCAGTTCCATCTCTTTACGCCGCCGTTCTAGTTCGG
This is a stretch of genomic DNA from Candidatus Neomarinimicrobiota bacterium. It encodes these proteins:
- a CDS encoding cyclic nucleotide-binding domain-containing protein, producing the protein MSENREYSKYRIFNGLEDKQIGHFEEVIKVKTFPSGEVIFEEGDVGDSLYLLLEGKIEINQALTLQLSKGDYDTREKAIISLSSDIHPVFGEMSLLGSDDKRTAAVKAITDCEMGIIMKDDLFAICQSDPDIGYAIMKNVASIVTDNLIKANTNVLKLTTAFSLVLEK
- the rlmD gene encoding 23S rRNA (uracil(1939)-C(5))-methyltransferase RlmD → MTPRPKKGDELELTVESLAFGGKGVAHLNGYVIFIKGALPDQKVLARLTKRRNGYGEAKTLEILKETPSYITSKCDHFPTCGGCSFQDFDYYAQIEQKKAQVIDLFRRIGHMDKPKLNQVVPAEEIFHYRNKMEFSFSNRRWVLPEEEENAEADFALGLHIPGRFDKILDISTCWIQKPVANEILNTVRNVAQKTGLAPYDIREHSGYLRHLIIRLGERTDEVMVNIVTSREEKELLEPIVEGIKKVHPSVTSIVNNITRRRAGVSYGEWEVLLHGRPTITERLGDFTFEISANSFFQTNSVQGEKLYKIARDFAEFRGDEILYDLYCGTGSTSIFMAQQVKQVYGFEVVPPAVEDAVRNAVSNGIINCRFFPANLDKFFRKSSILSEIEPPDIVFLDPPRAGMHPKLVNDVVDMSPEKIVYISCNPSTQARDVALLSEKGFKLKNLAMVDMFPHTPHIETVALLTHH
- a CDS encoding 30S ribosomal protein S21, with protein sequence MVEVSVKKGEELQRALRRFKKKYEKAGILKEVKRKSFYLKPSAAKKLKKAKSRR
- the glmM gene encoding phosphoglucosamine mutase, yielding MLIESISGVRGTVPDSLNGEIVALYADAFHRFCSEGDIVVGRDSRSSGDEFLSVIVQRLIALGRNVHHCGIVPTPTVQYVVDDSEVVGGIIVTASHNPAEWNGLKFVGSDGCFLNGSQVKKLMQLKSGDSPEPVDGKGKQVRMDDAIQRHIARICDVSWIDLETIRQRKFKVAVDAVNGAAAVALPELIKRLGCDVVSINCELSGEFTRGTEPLPVNLSDLSQLVQQENCHVGFATDPDADRLAVIDEKGKPVGEEYTLVLALDGFLSIFGSSEMVVTNLSTTLAVDKIAERYGAQVTRSAVGEINVVEMMKKTGASMGGEGNGGVILEEVHLGRDSLVAAASILHRLAQTDSSLSEVMNELPKFEIVKDKISVEKVNGETLFQKISDSFDGALKDERDGLKLTWNDRWIHIRRSNTEPIMRIYTEASTEKEALELFEKVKLIIQS
- a CDS encoding RNA polymerase sigma factor RpoD/SigA; this translates as MPSDANRSLSRYLEEIGKFEPLEPAREIVLAQLVKQGDAEALNELTEANLRFVVSVAKDYQGQGLPLTDLINEGNLGLIKAAERFDETRGFKFISYAVWWIRQSILQALAEHSRIVRLPLNRVGTISKITKTAENLESEYQRPPNEEEIGKQLEMHGEEVTDAIRISRRHHSLHAPFRDGDKNSLMDVIEDGNQRPPETGLMSESLKEEIRQCLESLKDRERDVIKMYFGIGRDYALTLNEIGEEFNLTRERVRQIKEKAIRRLRHKSRSKNLRNYLG
- the metG gene encoding methionine--tRNA ligase; translation: MSKFYITTPIYYVNDKPHIGHAYTTILADVLSRYHRAGGENVFFLTGLDEHGQKVQQAAEKRGVDPKQHCDEMAPRFLELWEKLHISNDDFIRTTEDRHVKVVQNILQMVHDNGDVYEDEYEGLYSVSEERFITEKELETGEFRDIKKLKEKNFFFRMSNYQQALIDHINDNPDFIQPEHRKNEVLGFLKQPLGDLCISRPKSRLSWGIDLPFDTNYVTYVWFDALINYVTATGFGTDDESYNEWWPCEYHLIGKDILITHTVYWPTMLMSAKLPLPKSIFAHGWWLSGESKMSKSLGNVVNPLDLIEEYGVDPVRYYLMREMVLGQDASFTMESFIRRYNSDLANDLGNLVGRVSTLIDRHFDGMVPPKGDLTDTEAELSKKADSISGLVTDNISNMRLSEAVEETLQFVRAINRYMEETAPWKLVKSDTGRAGTVLYTATDCLRQAVALLQPIMPSRCEKILHMLGLNMVSAKECLEAGTLLGDFEIPFPRIELPDEDLDEVKDVKENVMSDGKISIEDFAKVDLRTGVVTAAEKVEGADKLLKLELEVGGEARQIVAGIAEHYAPEDLVGKTIVVVANLEPAVIRGVESNGMLLAASSVGSVVVVTVDDPKVGSGIRIS
- a CDS encoding TatD family deoxyribonuclease — its product is MYIDTHAHLYYDNLKNQLAKVVERAEAAGVTQIICVGTDLPSSETSISIAEKYDAVFATVGVHPHDAKDAPDDYLHQLRDLTSHSKVVAVGEMGLDYFRDFSPRNVQKEVFQSQLALARELDLPAVIHNRDADEDILKILEEVRYEKSVLHCFSSNTEMAGRAISLGCLLSFTGNVTFGKNHTESVLLTTPLNRIMLETDCPFMTPVPNRGKLNEPANILHIAQWIAKIKRIDVSEVAESTTSTAQFFFNLPV
- the rsmA gene encoding 16S rRNA (adenine(1518)-N(6)/adenine(1519)-N(6))-dimethyltransferase RsmA, giving the protein MKRSAKKRWGQHFLTDTNLLNKLVELINPTSEDSILEIGPGGGALTELLAPIVKELVGIEIDRELYGHLKERDDLPNCQFVNRDFLKVDLEEIPFKGGQVRVVGNLPYNITSPILFKLMIQDPFWCDCHFMVQKEVAERMAAKAGTKAYGRLSVNLQAVAKVKIVLTVPPEVFVPKPKVDSAVVKIQPRSSIFDSPRELEALQEITSLAFGQRRKMLRNSLASLEIDSSFFDLTLRPEKVKLEEFTIMAKWFVKSSHVIK
- the deoC gene encoding deoxyribose-phosphate aldolase, whose amino-acid sequence is MKISSSQLAGIIDHTLLKPDAISEEVTHLCEEALEFGFATVCINPVHVRLCADQLAGSEIGVCTVVGFPLGASSTAEKAAAVSQTLEDGAVEFDMVMNIGAFKDGDFATVGSDIEAVVEAAESNTVKVIIETCLLKDDEKKEAALIVRDSGANFVKTSTGFSLGGATLLDVTLLRETVGDNMGVKASGGIKSFRHALSLLEVGASRLGASAGVSIVTEAQLSSDSDN